In Archangium violaceum, the following are encoded in one genomic region:
- a CDS encoding helix-turn-helix transcriptional regulator, whose translation MIFVLTAGRGRARLLEQLEVHAGDIHLIPAGIEHQPLEVSKLEGWIVGFDPLLLRSLGPEWLPEPPRSRGAAKPTPARSLFVRGLLRLRPGQHRWRRIVHQVAELDAELREARWGVENAAHAWFVLLVTELLRELQEHAPLAPSMSGGFVHDALAFIEAHCLQPLSLQDVAAAVGCTPSHLANAIRRETGLTVGDWLREHRMAEARRRLLETGATMESIASQVGYADVTHFIRTFRRVHGMTPRAWREQRRHAGS comes from the coding sequence ATGATCTTCGTGCTGACGGCGGGAAGGGGGCGAGCCCGTCTCCTGGAGCAGCTCGAGGTCCATGCGGGGGACATCCACCTCATCCCCGCGGGCATCGAGCACCAGCCCCTCGAGGTGAGCAAACTCGAGGGGTGGATCGTGGGCTTCGATCCGCTGCTGCTCCGCTCGCTCGGACCGGAGTGGTTGCCAGAACCGCCTCGAAGCCGTGGAGCGGCGAAGCCCACTCCGGCGCGGAGCCTCTTTGTCCGGGGACTGCTCCGGCTGCGGCCCGGACAACACCGGTGGCGGCGAATCGTGCACCAGGTGGCCGAGCTGGATGCCGAGCTGAGAGAGGCCCGGTGGGGCGTGGAGAACGCCGCGCACGCATGGTTCGTCTTGCTGGTCACGGAACTCCTGCGCGAGTTGCAGGAGCACGCGCCTCTCGCGCCGTCCATGAGCGGCGGGTTCGTGCACGATGCGCTCGCCTTCATCGAGGCGCACTGCTTGCAGCCCCTCTCGCTCCAGGACGTCGCGGCGGCGGTGGGGTGCACGCCCTCGCACCTGGCCAACGCCATCCGTCGCGAGACGGGGCTGACGGTAGGTGACTGGCTGCGCGAGCATCGCATGGCCGAGGCCCGGCGGCGCCTGCTGGAAACGGGAGCCACCATGGAGAGCATCGCAAGCCAGGTGGGCTACGCCGACGTCACCCATTTCATCCGCACCTTCCGGCGCGTCCACGGAATGACCCCCCGGGCCTGGCGCGAGCAGCGCCGCCACGCCGGAAGCTGA